The Megachile rotundata isolate GNS110a chromosome 4, iyMegRotu1, whole genome shotgun sequence region ATTgactttcatcaagataaaagaTTAACGCGTGTgctcatttttaatttgaaaagtacACACACGGTTTAGCACATAACATACGGTTTAATTCTCGTAACAGTTTAATAGAAGCTCCTCCCAAAACGACCTAAATCCACAAAAGACATAAAATGCAAAAGCGTGGGTGACGATTAGCTTCTCCAGCGACGATGATTAAGTAATTTGAAACGATCGGGATCGTCCGCCCTATTCGTCGAGGATATGACGATCTGCATGCATAATGCAACCTGGATGCGTCGCTCGTTAACCTAACGTTTCGTTTCTCCGATGTACATAATTCGTAGTtacgtgtatgtacatatgtacgtatgcGTGTCCTCGATCTAAATCTGCGACGCGAATCGAGGGAACTGCTAAACGATCGACCGGCTTCATTTTCAAAGTGGTTAATGAACGATGGATCAGAAATCAAACCGTTAGTATGGAGCTTTAATATAATGGGAGTATTTAGTATCAGACCATTGGTTTTGATAGTGGAAGATTTCTTTTGTTAATGCAAGGACTGTGATTCTTGACAAAGATATGTAAGGTTATGCGTGTAGGGTCATTAGGGAGATGTTGCGTTGTCATGGTTATTATGCTATCTTTATGATCTCTAATTATTTTCTGTGTCTTCTACTGTCTTTGGTGATGGATTGTTTTAGTTTTATAGTTTCGTTGTTTTGTATCttgtttgagaaatttaggaattttcaaggttatttcaaggtaattccaaattttcaagttcccaaattctcaaatacccaaattctcaaatctccaaattctcaaatcttcgaattctcaaatccccaaattcccaactttccgaattctcaaatctccaaattcccatctttccaaattcccatcttctcaaattcccatcttcccaaattcccaccttcccaaattctcaaatctccaaattctcatcttcccaaattcctaccttcccaaattctcaaatccccaaattcccaactttccaaattctcaaatctccaaattcccatcttctgaaattcccatcttcccaaattcccaccttcccaaattttcaaatccccaaattcccatcttcccaaattcccaccttcccaaattctcaaatccccaaattcccatcttcccaaactcccatcttcccaaattcccactttcccaaattctcaaatccccaaattcccatcttcccaaattcccatcttcccaaattcccatctttccaaattcccatcttcccaaattcccatcttctcaaattcccatcttcccaaattcccacctccccaaattcccacctccccaaattcccacctccccaagttccaaaattcctaaaatacccaatttcccaaattcacaacttcCATAATCTCCACAATTCCCTACCACTTCACCTCAAACCTCAAACAGACCAAAATAACTTTTACCACAACAAAAAGTATTAGTAAAACACACTTCACAAAAACTTCAAACAACCTCTAAAATTCGCACCTGATCTTCATCCACTTACCTCAAAACCCCGATCAACGCTAAAAAACTTCATAAAACCTCGATAAAAACTTCACAATCTCCACGAtcgtaaaattttcaattttccgccGAACAAAAAGTTCTACCCTTCGTAACTGTTCAACCAGTGAAGCGTGACTCAAGGACTCGCTTCTCGAACGGTACTcgagaaaaaataataaaaaaaaaaaaaaaaaaaaaaaaaaaaaaatatactgatcgaattgagtaacctcctcctttttcgaagtcggttaaaaatagtgAACGTCTCGGTTATGGTAGAAACGTGCGTCTATTACAAACATAGTGTGCCATTTCTTTTATCAGATCGAAACTACATTACATAGTACGTGTATACGCGCGCTAATCAGAGATGTTTAAATCTTTACATGGTTCTACGAACGACTCGTTTGGTAGATGTCGAACTTGAAAGAGGCTCTGGGGCTCAGAGAACTTACCGATAAGGAATCCGGCATTTATCGAGCTCTGGTAGCGGAATTCTTTGGTACGATGCTGTTGAACTTCTTTGGCTGCGGATCGGTCGTCACAGAGAACGTTCTGACCATAAGCTTGGCCTTTGGTTTGACGGTTGCCGCCGCTGTTCAAGGAATAGGACATCTCTCCGGCGGCCATATTAATCCCGCTGTTACCTTCGGTTTAATGGTAATTGGCAAGGTAAGAGAAACTGCGAAGTATCGTATTATATACATctaacaaaatttttctttgtaataattaataaataattagaaaataatttgattTCGGTTCACCTTCTTAACGTGAGATTTGAACCGAATTCATTCAGATATTCAAGAATTCaggtattcatttttatttctgaaggTTTAAGTCAGGAGAGCCTATgtatgtttataaatatttattttagtgtGATGATAAttatttgaggttattattttttagtattaaTCACTGTTGTTTTTAAGTCACCCTGTGTTTATGTTACATGtgtatcatacatacatattaacaatgaatttcattaaaaatattttttgaagttaCTATGTTTCTACCAATAATCACCATTGTCTTCAAGTCTCATTATGTGCCTCACATAATATACAAACTATGTTTAtactataaattgaaaatttattcaagTCTATTATAAGTTTGAAGTCTATTCAAACTTATTGAAGTCTATTCAAACTTATTGCATTAATATTGGATTAATGTTACATGACATAGTTAATGTTAGTTCAAGCACCAAGGCTCCTCTTAATATATTTTGACTAAGTGACCTTCATTTGTAAGttctttacaaaatataatttattgaaagattttcttaattttacagGTGCCAATAGTGAGGGGGTTGTTGTACGTGGTAGCTCAATGCATCGGAGCAATAGCAGGCTCGGGTGTGTTAAGAGCATTATCCCCCGAAAGAATGGAAAGTTTACTAGGGGTTGTGTCTCTTTCCATCGATGTTACACCTGTTCAAGGATTTGGTA contains the following coding sequences:
- the LOC100876755 gene encoding aquaporin, producing MSNLKEALGLRELTDKESGIYRALVAEFFGTMLLNFFGCGSVVTENVLTISLAFGLTVAAAVQGIGHLSGGHINPAVTFGLMVIGKVPIVRGLLYVVAQCIGAIAGSGVLRALSPERMESLLGVVSLSIDVTPVQGFGIEFFLALILVFVVCGACDSAKNYSKGIAPLVIGLTVSVGHIVGVPRTGAGMNPARSLGSAAVMNMFDDHWLYWVGPILGGMAGALIYVFVVGPAKEEELPRRVYATVATAEKGER